One Actinoplanes missouriensis 431 DNA segment encodes these proteins:
- the folK gene encoding 2-amino-4-hydroxy-6-hydroxymethyldihydropteridine diphosphokinase, whose product MTRAVLSLGSNLGDRRAHLRSAVALLGDSVTAISGVYETPPWGDAAQPPYLNVVVIVDDASATARDWLERARACESAEGRVRDPERRFGPRTLDVDVIDVRSADGTPVTSDDEELTLPHPRAHLRAFVLRPWLDLEPDAVLPGHGSVAALLDAPETAADLAAMSPRPDQSLESME is encoded by the coding sequence GTGACCCGGGCCGTTCTCTCGCTGGGCAGCAACCTCGGTGACCGGCGAGCCCACCTGCGGTCCGCCGTCGCGCTTCTGGGTGACAGCGTCACGGCGATCTCCGGCGTCTACGAGACACCGCCGTGGGGGGATGCGGCGCAACCCCCGTACCTCAATGTGGTGGTGATCGTGGATGACGCGAGCGCGACCGCGCGCGACTGGCTGGAGCGCGCCCGCGCGTGCGAATCGGCCGAAGGCCGGGTGAGGGACCCGGAACGCCGGTTCGGGCCGCGGACCCTCGACGTCGACGTGATCGATGTCCGCTCGGCCGACGGCACGCCGGTGACCAGCGACGACGAGGAGCTGACGCTGCCGCATCCGCGTGCGCACCTGCGGGCGTTCGTGCTCCGGCCCTGGCTCGATCTGGAACCGGACGCGGTGCTGCCCGGGCACGGATCGGTGGCCGCGCTGCTGGACGCGCCGGAGACCGCCGCCGACCTCGCGGCGATGAGCCCGCGGCCGGATCAGTCGCTAGAGTCGATGGAGTGA
- a CDS encoding FUSC family protein, whose amino-acid sequence MVRRGLALVTAMIVVAVASIAWAVAAPEGAFAAPARAPGGLCSTEEWGQDLAGCVERLGDVGATRLQCLDPPTPSTPDSGLAGWFAERPTSSTSSSFPGLYSDYGYAGYSYTTYDLQGGCASSITEADQKVETTIANGEFMIATAIMGASNALRERAWNPETLWGWANPLVDQATKAVYQKVFSVFGVVTLAVIGVYLLWRSRQADMGAATTTAGWAIFIMVVVTAIAAWPVRSASIADQTLIGSLEVVHDAVGPQPAKPLENCALGPEACTDKRPPAVRASDTATETMLYRNWLRGVLGSADSETAKKYGLALYDARALKWEEVKQVRAFPDTRDGTLERKKTQWMKVAEQIRVEDPEAYEYLQGQKGMERIGAGFIALLAAFLFAMFDITASILVLLGFLVFRWAVIAAPILGTIGLLRPASSGIRRLGNAVVAAVFNIAIFGTGAAIYLFAVDLIMNTSSLAGWLQVVLVWLTGVVGWLLLRPYRRITQLGGKDSAAAIASAGSWHRRFFRDMREAAKLEVAEGGGTREPTFGKDGRPIYVEQRNLRPEARLEDPAHSSATRSEIAGSGTSTEVVTRPDGKETVHDDGAPVPASKRRQATRARSRGGAEWAEPEVAEKPASYAIYRPETGATSQEPASPRIRSEAR is encoded by the coding sequence ATGGTGCGGCGGGGGTTGGCGCTGGTAACGGCGATGATTGTCGTCGCGGTGGCTTCGATAGCTTGGGCGGTGGCCGCGCCGGAGGGCGCATTCGCAGCGCCGGCTAGGGCGCCTGGAGGGCTCTGCAGTACAGAGGAATGGGGGCAGGATCTAGCCGGATGTGTCGAGCGGCTCGGGGACGTAGGCGCGACACGTCTGCAGTGTTTGGATCCACCCACTCCCAGCACACCTGACTCTGGGCTTGCGGGCTGGTTCGCCGAACGCCCTACATCGTCGACAAGCAGTAGCTTCCCCGGCCTATACAGCGACTACGGATATGCCGGATACAGCTATACCACTTACGACCTGCAAGGCGGTTGCGCCTCTTCGATTACTGAGGCAGATCAGAAAGTCGAGACTACGATCGCCAACGGTGAGTTCATGATTGCGACGGCGATCATGGGCGCGTCGAATGCTTTACGAGAACGTGCATGGAATCCTGAAACGCTGTGGGGGTGGGCGAATCCCTTGGTTGACCAAGCAACCAAGGCCGTGTACCAGAAGGTGTTCAGTGTTTTCGGCGTTGTAACGCTGGCCGTTATCGGTGTTTACCTACTGTGGCGTTCCCGCCAAGCCGACATGGGTGCAGCAACCACGACCGCCGGCTGGGCCATCTTTATTATGGTTGTCGTCACTGCTATCGCAGCTTGGCCCGTCCGGTCAGCTAGTATTGCCGACCAAACTTTAATTGGCAGCCTCGAAGTGGTACACGACGCCGTCGGACCACAACCGGCTAAACCTCTAGAGAATTGCGCCCTCGGACCGGAAGCATGCACTGACAAGCGGCCGCCAGCCGTGCGCGCCAGCGACACTGCAACAGAAACTATGCTTTACCGGAATTGGCTACGAGGCGTACTCGGATCAGCCGATAGCGAAACCGCTAAAAAGTATGGGCTTGCGCTATACGACGCTCGGGCCCTCAAGTGGGAAGAAGTTAAGCAGGTTCGCGCCTTCCCAGATACTCGCGACGGTACGCTCGAACGGAAAAAGACCCAGTGGATGAAGGTCGCCGAGCAGATTCGCGTAGAGGATCCAGAGGCCTACGAGTATCTGCAAGGACAAAAGGGAATGGAACGGATCGGCGCCGGATTCATCGCCCTGCTGGCGGCTTTCCTTTTCGCGATGTTCGACATCACGGCGTCGATTTTGGTTCTCTTAGGCTTCCTAGTGTTCCGCTGGGCGGTTATTGCAGCTCCAATCCTAGGAACCATCGGACTACTTCGGCCAGCCAGTTCGGGAATCCGACGGCTCGGAAATGCCGTCGTAGCAGCGGTCTTCAACATCGCTATTTTCGGTACGGGCGCTGCAATCTATCTCTTCGCGGTCGACCTGATCATGAATACGTCGAGCCTCGCTGGGTGGCTCCAAGTGGTCTTGGTCTGGCTTACCGGCGTCGTTGGATGGCTCCTCCTCAGGCCATACCGACGCATAACTCAGCTTGGCGGTAAGGACAGCGCCGCGGCGATTGCGTCTGCCGGGTCGTGGCACCGCCGGTTCTTCCGCGACATGCGTGAGGCGGCCAAACTCGAAGTTGCTGAGGGTGGCGGGACGCGCGAGCCGACATTCGGCAAGGACGGTCGGCCGATTTACGTGGAGCAGCGGAACCTACGCCCCGAAGCTCGGTTGGAAGACCCGGCGCATTCGAGCGCCACCCGCTCCGAGATCGCGGGTAGCGGAACTTCCACGGAGGTCGTCACTCGCCCGGACGGCAAGGAGACCGTCCACGACGACGGAGCGCCCGTCCCCGCGTCCAAGCGGAGGCAAGCCACTCGGGCACGCTCGCGCGGGGGCGCGGAGTGGGCCGAGCCTGAGGTTGCGGAGAAGCCCGCGTCCTACGCCATCTACCGACCGGAGACCGGAGCAACGAGTCAGGAGCCGGCCAGCCCACGGATTCGTTCCGAGGCTAGGTGA
- a CDS encoding ATP-binding protein has product MTGTSPHGHPRADASSADRHSNGVRSDNYSPPDPLDNSDELVAAPGHGGVGVFQAPQPVRPRGTAVDTTMDIDSPFLDLFGGTATPARTTSTRPSDVYANPVDPDPDRGFGFNDRVAAPDSPAPVSPVSPAAPRPPARPAPSTPPARPVSSAPPVRPVESAPPVRPVVSGPPAVEPVVEESPGWGGAPFTRAPVGPEPDFYSEPETAAPAFPGEPAPAAEPLPDEFDFSEFDNWPTSAPAAGHSPAGVAPEPPRPVAADPGPAPAVWQTVAAPAPVTSALPVPVPEKAPAKRPEKAPAKREKPAKPVRQRKEAKAPAVRPQKMKFGDRDPAMELAISEIAGHLTFTQSTVTAWYSLPEVRWAFRPDAEREALLSAISEQYAGLAGFRLHLRRTTRPFPADEWARTVDSFTAKPLPDVHGATSWSDHLVAAQRHLLSVNHAEGQTFLGVTFARRSLGDTFSERILRMFGKGTSDGERRKLGRTVEQFDEVLNAFGMRGRRVTPQELEWLLYRSVALAMAPPGLLSPVTNGHWETGDLLALTEQVERYRTPYGSTVKLVNRMTGEERHVAVLSVGRMEPLEIPEKHEPWMHFHERLPWPMELSSRIDILGSNSSFKNLEHRLRMIRSQQLDYAEHGIDAPPELERLAKRALVIGDEMTTGLPVESARAHGWHRIAVGGATREECLERARRLIQLYSRELRISLQHPKNQDQLAREFIPGEPIANTGYVRRMPVKLLAAALPQAASTVGDRRGDLIGRTAGTCRRPVFLDLHFPMEVRERSGLGVFVAEPGGGKSTLMGALGYLNARRGVQVTLLDPSGPLARLCQMPELRPYSRVLNLTGSEQGTLAPYALIPTPIRSEFPTGPAGDREFEIAISNARAERRMLVQDICSMLVPPQVAKEASTATLLRHAVRQVPAEETSTLDDVVRTLQGLDDDEGRELANLLLDTAEMPLALLFFGHPPAHLLGADAALTVITMAGLRLPDLKIEREYWSAEESLALPMLHTAHRLAVRRCYGGSMSSRKMVGLDEAHFMEGWRSGRSFLVRLARDSRKWNLAALVASQNPRDILGLDVQNLVSTVFVGRIAEDQEIASEALRLLRVPVHDGYEATLASLSQVDSSSQHRLGFREFVMRDVDGRVQKVRVDVSYVDGLLEHLDTTPGVAPPSVAPLPSDLEV; this is encoded by the coding sequence ATGACCGGAACCTCTCCGCACGGGCATCCCCGCGCGGATGCCTCGTCCGCAGACAGGCACAGTAACGGTGTGCGCTCGGACAATTACTCTCCGCCTGATCCGCTGGACAACTCGGACGAGCTCGTCGCCGCCCCCGGACACGGCGGCGTCGGCGTCTTCCAGGCGCCGCAGCCGGTCCGCCCGCGTGGGACCGCGGTCGACACCACCATGGACATCGACTCGCCCTTCCTCGACCTGTTCGGCGGAACAGCCACCCCGGCGCGTACCACGAGTACCCGTCCGAGTGATGTTTACGCGAACCCGGTGGACCCCGATCCGGACCGTGGCTTCGGGTTCAACGACCGGGTCGCCGCTCCGGATTCTCCCGCGCCGGTCTCGCCGGTCTCACCTGCCGCTCCGCGTCCGCCGGCCCGGCCGGCTCCTTCAACGCCGCCTGCTCGGCCTGTTTCTTCGGCTCCGCCTGTTCGGCCCGTCGAGTCGGCTCCGCCTGTTCGGCCCGTCGTCTCGGGCCCGCCGGCCGTGGAGCCGGTCGTCGAGGAATCGCCCGGCTGGGGTGGCGCGCCGTTCACCCGGGCGCCGGTCGGGCCGGAGCCCGACTTCTACTCCGAGCCGGAGACCGCCGCGCCGGCGTTCCCGGGCGAGCCCGCGCCGGCCGCCGAGCCGCTGCCGGACGAGTTCGACTTCAGCGAGTTCGACAACTGGCCGACCTCCGCCCCGGCCGCCGGGCACTCCCCCGCAGGTGTGGCGCCCGAGCCGCCGCGTCCCGTGGCCGCGGATCCGGGACCTGCTCCGGCAGTGTGGCAGACCGTTGCCGCTCCGGCTCCGGTGACGAGTGCTCTACCCGTACCGGTGCCGGAGAAAGCCCCCGCCAAGCGTCCGGAGAAGGCGCCCGCGAAGCGGGAGAAGCCGGCGAAGCCGGTGCGGCAGCGCAAGGAGGCCAAGGCCCCCGCGGTGCGCCCGCAGAAGATGAAGTTCGGCGACCGGGACCCGGCCATGGAACTGGCGATCAGCGAGATCGCCGGGCATCTGACGTTCACCCAGAGCACCGTGACCGCGTGGTACTCGCTGCCCGAGGTGCGCTGGGCCTTCCGGCCGGACGCCGAGCGGGAGGCGCTGCTCAGCGCCATCTCCGAGCAGTACGCGGGGCTCGCCGGATTCCGGCTGCACCTGCGCCGGACCACCCGGCCGTTCCCGGCCGACGAGTGGGCCCGCACGGTCGACTCGTTCACCGCCAAGCCGCTGCCCGACGTGCACGGCGCCACCTCCTGGTCGGACCACCTGGTCGCCGCGCAACGGCACCTGCTCTCGGTCAACCACGCCGAGGGACAGACGTTCCTCGGGGTCACGTTCGCCCGGCGCTCGCTCGGCGACACGTTCTCCGAGCGCATCCTGCGGATGTTCGGCAAGGGCACCTCCGACGGCGAGCGCCGCAAACTGGGCCGGACCGTCGAGCAGTTCGACGAGGTACTCAACGCGTTCGGCATGCGCGGGCGCCGGGTCACCCCGCAGGAGCTGGAATGGCTGCTCTACCGCTCGGTGGCGCTCGCCATGGCGCCGCCCGGACTGCTCTCCCCGGTCACCAACGGCCACTGGGAGACAGGTGACCTGCTCGCGCTCACCGAGCAGGTCGAGCGGTACCGCACGCCGTACGGGTCGACGGTCAAGCTGGTCAACCGGATGACCGGCGAGGAACGGCACGTCGCCGTCCTCTCGGTCGGCCGGATGGAACCGCTGGAGATCCCGGAGAAGCACGAGCCGTGGATGCACTTCCACGAGCGCCTGCCCTGGCCGATGGAACTCTCCTCGCGGATCGACATCCTCGGCTCCAACAGCTCGTTCAAGAACCTCGAGCACCGGCTCCGGATGATCCGGTCCCAGCAGCTCGACTACGCCGAGCACGGCATCGACGCGCCGCCGGAACTCGAACGGCTCGCCAAGCGCGCCCTCGTCATCGGGGACGAGATGACCACCGGGCTGCCCGTCGAGTCGGCCCGCGCGCACGGCTGGCATCGGATCGCGGTCGGCGGCGCCACCCGCGAGGAATGCCTCGAACGCGCCCGGCGGCTCATCCAGCTCTACTCCCGGGAACTGCGGATCTCGCTGCAGCACCCGAAGAACCAGGACCAGCTCGCCCGCGAGTTCATCCCCGGCGAGCCGATCGCCAACACCGGGTACGTGCGGCGGATGCCGGTGAAGCTGCTCGCCGCGGCGCTGCCCCAGGCGGCTTCCACGGTCGGTGACCGGCGGGGGGACCTGATCGGGCGTACCGCGGGAACCTGCCGCCGTCCGGTCTTCCTCGACCTGCACTTCCCGATGGAGGTCCGGGAACGCTCCGGTCTCGGCGTCTTCGTGGCCGAGCCCGGCGGTGGCAAGTCGACCCTGATGGGCGCGCTCGGTTACCTGAACGCCCGCCGCGGCGTCCAGGTCACGCTGCTCGACCCGTCCGGCCCGCTCGCCCGGCTCTGCCAGATGCCGGAACTACGGCCGTACAGCCGGGTTCTGAACCTCACCGGCTCGGAACAGGGGACCCTCGCGCCGTACGCGCTGATCCCCACCCCGATCCGCTCGGAGTTCCCGACCGGCCCGGCCGGCGACCGGGAATTCGAGATCGCGATCTCCAACGCGCGGGCCGAGCGCCGCATGCTCGTCCAGGACATCTGCTCGATGCTGGTGCCACCGCAGGTCGCCAAGGAAGCGTCGACCGCCACGCTGCTGCGGCACGCGGTCCGGCAGGTCCCCGCCGAGGAGACGTCGACTCTCGACGACGTCGTCCGCACACTCCAGGGCCTGGACGACGACGAGGGCCGCGAGCTGGCGAACCTGCTCCTCGACACCGCCGAGATGCCGCTCGCGCTGCTCTTCTTCGGCCACCCGCCGGCACACCTGCTCGGCGCCGACGCGGCCCTCACCGTCATCACCATGGCCGGGCTGCGCCTCCCCGACCTGAAAATCGAGCGCGAGTACTGGTCGGCCGAGGAATCCCTCGCCCTGCCGATGCTGCACACCGCGCACCGGCTGGCGGTCCGCCGCTGCTACGGCGGCTCGATGTCGTCCCGCAAAATGGTCGGCCTCGACGAGGCACACTTCATGGAAGGCTGGCGGTCCGGCCGCTCCTTCCTGGTCCGCCTCGCCCGCGACTCCCGGAAATGGAACCTGGCCGCACTCGTCGCCTCCCAGAACCCGCGCGACATTCTCGGCCTCGACGTGCAGAACCTCGTCTCCACCGTCTTCGTCGGCCGGATCGCCGAGGACCAGGAGATCGCCTCCGAAGCGCTCCGGCTCCTGCGGGTGCCGGTCCATGACGGGTACGAGGCGACGCTGGCCTCGCTCTCCCAGGTGGACAGCTCATCCCAGCACCGCCTGGGCTTCCGCGAATTCGTGATGCGCGACGTGGACGGGCGAGTCCAGAAAGTCAGAGTCGACGTGTCATATGTCGACGGGCTCCTTGAACATCTGGACACGACACCGGGCGTGGCGCCTCCTTCGGTGGCTCCGCTCCCGTCCGACCTGGAGGTTTGA
- the folB gene encoding dihydroneopterin aldolase codes for MTGHITLTGLRARGNHGVYDFEREQGQDFVVDVRLDLDLGPAARSDDVTDTVHYGELAGRLVDVLTGEPVNLLERLADRLLDVCLDDSRVTAAEVTVHKPQAPIPHEFADVAVTLRRARS; via the coding sequence ATGACCGGACACATCACGCTGACCGGACTGCGCGCGCGGGGCAACCACGGCGTCTATGACTTCGAGCGGGAGCAGGGCCAGGACTTCGTCGTCGACGTCCGGCTCGACCTCGACCTGGGACCGGCCGCCCGCTCCGACGACGTGACCGACACCGTTCATTACGGCGAGCTGGCCGGGCGGCTCGTCGACGTGCTCACCGGCGAGCCGGTCAACCTGCTGGAACGGCTCGCTGATCGGCTGCTCGACGTCTGTCTCGACGATTCCCGGGTGACCGCTGCCGAGGTGACGGTTCACAAGCCGCAGGCACCGATCCCGCACGAGTTCGCCGACGTCGCCGTCACGCTGCGCCGGGCACGCTCGTGA
- a CDS encoding ABC transporter permease, producing MSYDDTTFRRQNDQTETDPAAYRRRVQYDDATASTLDQSLRAPVTTTGSFPAVEEDGRDRLGVHLGWEVVLLLATAAIGFLLFGEDSAALERPALDALLVTGAAIGLLTLGAGLSLRAGVPNLAIGPIALAAAFQYAENGDRGLITALAPALIIGAAGGLIVAIVVVALHVPGWAATLAAGLGVIVYAQLRVAPVVVQGDWNPTDQAFLLFGGFALLALLGGALGAVGPVRRWVGAFRPSGDPARRPGSRAAVPVVLALIFSSVCAVGAGTILAAGTDAPVVPGTGLEWTGIGIGLALLGGTSAYGRRGGIFGTLFAVTALTLFLDFENRRELDIALFAIAASVFAAGLIVTRLVETYGRPLPAGTGEEWNAAASTGTWSPDRPETWNAPPAPQPARDGRWDDGPWGATR from the coding sequence ATGTCGTATGACGACACCACGTTCCGCCGGCAGAACGACCAGACCGAGACGGATCCGGCCGCGTATCGGCGCCGGGTGCAGTACGACGACGCCACCGCCAGCACGCTCGACCAGTCGCTGCGCGCGCCGGTGACCACCACCGGCTCGTTCCCCGCGGTCGAGGAGGACGGCCGGGACCGCCTCGGCGTGCACCTCGGCTGGGAGGTGGTGCTCCTGCTCGCCACCGCGGCCATCGGCTTCCTGCTGTTCGGCGAGGACTCGGCCGCGCTGGAACGCCCGGCGCTGGACGCGCTGCTCGTCACCGGCGCCGCGATCGGGCTGCTCACCCTCGGCGCCGGGCTCAGTCTGCGGGCCGGCGTGCCGAACCTGGCGATCGGCCCGATCGCCCTGGCCGCCGCCTTTCAGTACGCGGAGAACGGCGACAGAGGACTGATTACCGCGCTGGCCCCGGCGCTGATCATCGGCGCGGCCGGCGGACTGATCGTGGCGATCGTGGTCGTCGCGCTGCACGTGCCGGGCTGGGCCGCCACGCTGGCCGCCGGGCTCGGCGTCATCGTCTACGCCCAGCTGCGCGTCGCGCCGGTCGTGGTGCAGGGCGACTGGAACCCGACCGACCAGGCATTCCTGCTCTTCGGCGGCTTCGCGCTGCTGGCCCTCCTCGGTGGCGCGCTCGGCGCGGTCGGCCCGGTGCGCCGCTGGGTCGGCGCCTTCCGCCCGTCCGGTGACCCGGCCCGCCGCCCGGGCAGCCGGGCAGCCGTGCCCGTGGTGCTCGCGCTGATCTTCTCCTCGGTCTGCGCGGTCGGCGCCGGCACGATCCTGGCCGCCGGCACGGACGCCCCGGTCGTCCCCGGCACCGGGCTGGAGTGGACCGGCATCGGCATCGGCCTGGCCCTGCTCGGCGGCACCAGCGCGTACGGGCGGCGCGGCGGGATCTTCGGCACGCTCTTCGCGGTCACCGCGCTGACCCTCTTCCTGGACTTCGAGAACCGGCGGGAGCTCGACATCGCGCTCTTCGCGATCGCGGCGAGCGTCTTCGCGGCCGGTCTGATCGTCACCCGGCTGGTCGAGACGTACGGGCGGCCGCTGCCCGCCGGTACCGGCGAGGAGTGGAACGCCGCGGCCAGCACCGGCACTTGGTCGCCGGACCGGCCGGAGACGTGGAACGCGCCGCCTGCCCCGCAGCCTGCCCGCGACGGCCGCTGGGACGACGGCCCGTGGGGCGCCACCCGCTGA
- a CDS encoding DUF3180 domain-containing protein: MSANPQDGRRPDPSLRPTSISVLVVAGLAAAAAGWLLLSFSYSRLPSLPWTPALVLAVLAVAEAMLAQNTAARIQRKPGAPPVEPLAVARYVALAKASALVGAIFAGFSAGLLTWLLLEPTKAARDDIPATAGGLVAALALIGAALWLERSCRVPEQPDRQDDDSDRPSERR; encoded by the coding sequence GTGAGCGCCAACCCCCAAGACGGGCGTCGTCCCGACCCGTCGCTGCGGCCGACGAGCATCTCCGTCCTCGTGGTGGCCGGCCTGGCCGCCGCGGCCGCGGGCTGGCTGCTGCTCAGCTTCTCCTACTCCCGTCTGCCCTCGCTGCCGTGGACTCCGGCGCTGGTCCTGGCCGTCCTCGCGGTCGCCGAGGCGATGCTCGCGCAGAACACCGCGGCCCGGATCCAGCGCAAACCCGGCGCTCCGCCGGTCGAGCCGCTGGCCGTCGCGCGCTATGTCGCTCTTGCGAAAGCGTCGGCGCTCGTCGGCGCGATCTTCGCCGGGTTCTCCGCCGGCCTGCTCACCTGGCTGCTGCTGGAGCCGACGAAGGCGGCCCGCGACGACATCCCGGCCACCGCGGGCGGTCTGGTGGCCGCGCTCGCGCTGATCGGCGCGGCGCTGTGGCTGGAGCGTTCCTGCCGGGTGCCGGAACAACCCGACCGGCAGGACGACGACTCCGATCGGCCGTCCGAACGACGTTGA
- the folP gene encoding dihydropteroate synthase has protein sequence MGVLNVTPDSFSDGGRYTDIDAAVQHGICLFEEGAHVIDVGGESTRPGAERVDAPTEIARVVPVIRGLFAEGVPVSVDTTRAAVAEAALEAGAVVINDVSGGLADPGMASVAAAAGCPWILMHWRGHSRDMQKLAVYSDVVTEVRDELRARADAAVAAGVDPNRIVLDPGLGFAKTAEHNWALSAHLDELIELGFPVLFAASRKTYLGRLLAGPDGTPRPVDGREAATLATSLLAVASGAWGVRVHEVRATVDALAVWRATGAPTFKIKN, from the coding sequence ATGGGCGTCCTCAACGTCACGCCGGACTCCTTCTCTGACGGTGGGAGATACACGGATATCGACGCCGCGGTTCAACACGGCATATGCCTATTTGAAGAAGGTGCCCACGTCATCGACGTCGGCGGCGAATCGACCCGGCCGGGAGCGGAGCGTGTGGACGCTCCCACCGAGATTGCCCGGGTGGTTCCGGTGATCAGAGGCTTGTTCGCCGAGGGCGTACCGGTCAGTGTCGACACGACACGCGCCGCGGTCGCCGAGGCCGCTCTGGAGGCCGGCGCCGTCGTGATCAACGACGTCTCCGGTGGGCTCGCCGACCCGGGGATGGCCTCGGTCGCGGCCGCCGCCGGCTGCCCCTGGATCCTCATGCACTGGCGTGGACACTCCCGCGACATGCAGAAGCTCGCCGTCTACTCCGACGTGGTCACCGAGGTCCGCGACGAGCTGCGGGCCCGCGCCGACGCCGCGGTCGCCGCCGGCGTCGATCCGAACCGGATCGTCCTCGACCCGGGTCTGGGCTTCGCGAAGACGGCCGAGCACAACTGGGCACTCTCCGCGCACCTCGACGAGCTGATCGAACTCGGCTTCCCGGTTCTCTTCGCGGCGAGCCGCAAGACCTACCTCGGGCGTCTGCTCGCCGGTCCGGACGGCACGCCGCGCCCGGTCGACGGCCGCGAGGCGGCCACCCTCGCCACCTCTTTACTGGCGGTCGCCTCCGGCGCGTGGGGGGTCCGGGTCCACGAGGTGCGCGCGACAGTGGACGCGCTCGCCGTCTGGCGGGCCACCGGCGCGCCGACATTCAAGATCAAAAACTGA